Genomic segment of Halarchaeum grantii:
AGAGTGAACTATTTGAGTCAGTTATGTGGCGAGACAGAGTTCAACCAAAACCCAACATCACCGAGTGTCTATGGGGTCAGTCGGAACCGGGATTGGCGTCGAAGGTGGTGCAGGTGTGTTCGACGATGCGTTCGGGGAGGCCGGTCGCGCCACAGACGGTGCAGGTGGCGAGCGGCGGAGTGGCGGACTGACTCATAGGGTGGTGTCGACGTCGTAGAGGCGGTGGCAGCGGCGAGCGTCTATGCCGCCTGCCGGTGCAACGGCCGAACCCTCCCACTCGCGGACGTCGTCGCGGCCGCACGCGTCGGCGAGAATCGCGTGACCAACGCCTACGCAACCCTGAACGAGGAACTCGGACTGCCAGCCCAGCCGATGCAGCCTCATGCGTATCTCCCACGTCTCGCCTCCAGTCTCGACGTTCCGGACGCGGTTCGGCGACAGGCGCGGACGCTCGCAGAGCGGGCTGAAGAGACACAAATCGTCCACGGTGCGTCACCGCCGGGATTCGCGGCAGCCTGCCTCTATCAGGCTGCACAGCGGGCTGACTATCGACTCACGCAGGCCGCGGTCGCCGACGTCGCCGGTGTCGCGGCCAACACAGTTCGCGGGCATCGCGATACACTCCGTAACGAACTCCAGTAAGGCACTGTCCGGGTTGTGGACGGCCGGTAGCGGAACGTAGTCTTAAGTTGATTCAAGGAAACCACCCAATATGAGCAATTGGCAGGAACTCTCTGCAGACGTCCTGAGTGGAAGCGAGTATACGAACGCTGAACGTGGTTGGCGAAACACGGAAACCAATGCAGAAGTCGTCGTGTACGGCGTCGAGGGGACCGGAATGGAGGACATTACAGACAAAGAGTGGGCGGTACAGCATCCAGCTGACGAAAATGACGAGCACACCCACTTCTTCGACGATCTAGACGCTGCTGTCGACTACGCGGAGAGATATGTTGGGGAAAATCCGTCGCCTGTCGCAGAGTTCTAGATCTCGGTAGCTGGGTATCTTTGTCCGGCTTCGAAAAGCCAGGACGACTATTCGATGGTTAGCTGAAGGCCACTAGGCTCTTGGCGGGGCGCCGAGAGGGCAGAGTATGGAACGCAGGCGTCCGGTTGTGGTCCTCGCTGTCGTCGCGCTCGTCCTCCTCGCGGGCTGTGCTGGTGGTGGACTACAGGAGAACTCGCTGACGGCGACACAGCAGTCGACGACCGGTGTCCAAACACAGACGGTGAACGGCTCGGTCGACGTCCACTTCATCAACGTCGGCCAATCTGTGAGCACGCTGATCGTCGGGCCGTCCGGTGAGACGATGCTCGTCGATACGGGGCATT
This window contains:
- a CDS encoding transcription initiation factor IIB family protein: MAAASVYAACRCNGRTLPLADVVAAARVGENRVTNAYATLNEELGLPAQPMQPHAYLPRLASSLDVPDAVRRQARTLAERAEETQIVHGASPPGFAAACLYQAAQRADYRLTQAAVADVAGVAANTVRGHRDTLRNELQ